The Oxyura jamaicensis isolate SHBP4307 breed ruddy duck chromosome 8, BPBGC_Ojam_1.0, whole genome shotgun sequence genome has a segment encoding these proteins:
- the DIRAS3 gene encoding GTP-binding protein Di-Ras3, translating to MPEQSNDYRVVVFGAAGVGKSSLVLRFVRGTFRETYIPTIEDTYRQVISCDKSICTLQITDTTGSHQFPAMQRLSISKGHAFILVYSVTSRQSMEDLQPIFEQICQIKGDIQKIPIMLVGNKSDETQRELDASEGEALASKWKCSFMETSAKMNYNVQELFQELLNLEKRRTVSLQVDGKKSKQQKKKDKLKGKCSVM from the coding sequence ATGCCCGAGCAGAGCAACGATTACAGGGTGGTCGTGTTCGGGGCCGCCGGCGTGGGCAAAAGCTCCCTGGTCCTCCGTTTTGTGAGGGGAACCTTCCGGGAAACCTACATCCCCACGATCGAGGACACGTACCGGCAGGTGATCAGCTGCGATAAGAGCATCTGCACCCTGCAGATCACGGACACGACGGGAAGCCACCAGTTCCCTGCTATGCAGAGGCTGTCTATATCCAAAGGGCACGCTTTCATCTTGGTGTACTCCGTCACCAGCAGGCAGTCCATGGAGGATCTTCAGCCCATCTTCGAGCAGATCTGTCAGATTAAAGGGGACATCCAAAAAATCCCCATAATGCTGGTTGGTAACAAAAGCGACGAGACCCAGAGGGAGCTGGATGCTAGCGAGGGGGAAGCGCTGGCCAGCAAGTGGAAGTGCTCCTTCATGGAGACCTCAGCCAAAATGAACTACAACGTGCAGGAGCTCTTCCAGGAGCTCCTgaatctggagaagaggagaactGTCAGTCTCCAAGTGGATGGAAAGAAATCCAAGcagcagaagaagaaagacaaactGAAAGGCAAGTGCTCTGTTATGTGA